A genomic segment from Chitinophaga flava encodes:
- a CDS encoding DNA polymerase III subunit produces MLFSEIIGQAAAQQQLIQSIQQNRLSHAMILLAPEGAGGLPLGLAFTQYLVCENKQTHDACGRCPACLKASQYIHPDIHFSYPVIPRKPGDKPVSTDYISEWREFVATNPYGNAYDWLQFIGAENKQGNITASECQDIIRKLNLKSFESGYKILVMWMPEYLGNEGNRLLKLIEEPPANTLFILIAENQEQILATILSRTHLIKINPLQRDEMEKALVERAKVPAARARQVATITAGNYREAIFLLQNSDDDYHELLRNWLNYLFTGNRVALQEWIEGISSAKTGRENQKQFLRYFINLLEHTLRLRYLDKTQLAFSDEEVDFATKLSKLADLEQTAQIVETLDNAYYHIERNANAKMLFHALSIKLQYIFKKKPIPVL; encoded by the coding sequence ATGCTTTTCTCTGAAATTATAGGACAGGCAGCTGCCCAACAACAACTGATTCAATCCATACAACAGAACCGGCTCAGTCATGCGATGATATTACTGGCACCTGAAGGGGCCGGTGGACTGCCCCTGGGGCTGGCCTTTACCCAGTATCTTGTGTGTGAAAACAAACAAACACACGATGCCTGTGGTCGATGCCCGGCATGTCTGAAAGCATCCCAATATATACATCCCGATATTCATTTCTCCTATCCGGTCATTCCCCGGAAACCAGGAGACAAACCTGTTAGTACAGACTATATTTCCGAATGGAGAGAGTTTGTGGCGACCAACCCGTATGGCAACGCCTATGACTGGCTGCAGTTTATCGGAGCAGAAAACAAACAGGGTAATATTACCGCCAGTGAATGCCAGGATATCATCCGCAAACTGAACCTCAAAAGTTTTGAAAGCGGTTACAAGATCCTGGTGATGTGGATGCCGGAGTACCTGGGCAACGAAGGTAACCGCCTGCTGAAGCTGATTGAAGAACCTCCTGCCAATACCCTTTTTATTCTGATTGCCGAAAATCAGGAACAGATCCTGGCTACCATCCTGTCACGCACACATCTCATCAAAATAAATCCCCTGCAACGGGATGAAATGGAAAAAGCGCTGGTGGAAAGAGCCAAAGTGCCTGCCGCCAGAGCTCGGCAAGTAGCCACTATCACCGCTGGCAACTACCGGGAAGCTATCTTCCTGCTTCAGAATTCAGACGATGATTATCACGAGCTGTTGCGTAACTGGCTCAACTATCTGTTTACAGGTAACCGGGTAGCGTTGCAGGAATGGATAGAAGGGATTTCCAGCGCCAAAACAGGCCGTGAAAACCAGAAACAGTTCCTGCGATATTTTATCAATCTGCTGGAACATACGCTGCGGTTGCGGTACCTCGACAAGACACAGCTGGCATTTTCGGATGAAGAGGTAGACTTTGCCACTAAACTTTCGAAGCTGGCCGACCTGGAGCAGACTGCGCAGATTGTGGAAACACTGGATAATGCTTATTATCATATTGAGCGGAACGCCAATGCAAAAATGTTATTTCATGCATTGTCTATCAAGCTACAATATATATTCAAAAAGAAACCTATACCAGTTCTGTAA
- a CDS encoding glutathione peroxidase, giving the protein MFKAALLSVLLFFAGPRIYDFKVDSLDGSKIDFSRFKGKKIMIVNTASLCGNTPQYAALEKMYQKYQNKLVIVGFPANNFGSQEPGSNAEIKTFCTKQYAVTFPMAAKISVKGDDIHPLYKWLLEESKAKHLEPADVKWNFQKYLLDEKGNLVAVFSPKTQPDAPEVIAAIEK; this is encoded by the coding sequence ATGTTTAAAGCGGCCTTACTTTCAGTCCTTCTTTTCTTTGCCGGTCCACGCATCTACGATTTCAAGGTGGATAGTCTTGATGGAAGCAAGATTGACTTCTCCCGCTTCAAAGGCAAAAAAATTATGATTGTCAATACAGCCTCTCTTTGTGGCAATACCCCACAATATGCAGCGCTGGAAAAAATGTATCAGAAATATCAGAACAAACTTGTGATCGTAGGTTTCCCGGCGAACAATTTCGGTTCGCAGGAACCAGGCAGCAATGCTGAGATCAAAACTTTTTGTACCAAACAGTATGCAGTTACCTTTCCAATGGCCGCCAAGATATCTGTAAAGGGAGATGATATCCATCCTCTGTACAAATGGCTGCTGGAAGAAAGCAAGGCCAAACACCTGGAACCTGCCGACGTTAAATGGAATTTCCAGAAATATTTGCTGGATGAAAAAGGAAACCTCGTAGCTGTGTTTTCTCCCAAAACGCAACCGGATGCACCTGAAGTAATTGCTGCTATCGAGAAGTAG
- a CDS encoding ComF family protein, with amino-acid sequence MFARLLSPLLQLFYPHCCEICGEELSPTDNLLCLHCRDNLPVTNFHRYEGNPVAHIFRGRLDIAHATAAYYYSKSSGLQLLIHHFKYRQRKDIATWLGTQAGYMLKECNWITEIDMMVPVPLFPRKEKQRGYNQAMLLASAMAGVINRPVLPRALSRLQYTDTQTRKGRISRWDNVKDVFKADPALLTGRHVLLVDDVITTGATTEAAGRALQEAGATVSISCLAWAFG; translated from the coding sequence ATGTTTGCTCGTTTGTTATCCCCATTGTTACAATTATTCTATCCGCATTGCTGTGAGATATGTGGCGAGGAGTTGTCTCCAACAGATAACCTGTTGTGTCTGCATTGCCGCGACAACCTGCCTGTTACAAACTTTCACCGTTATGAAGGCAATCCGGTGGCGCATATTTTCCGCGGGCGCCTAGATATTGCACATGCCACCGCTGCCTATTACTACAGCAAGTCATCCGGATTGCAGCTGCTGATACATCACTTCAAATACCGGCAGCGAAAGGACATCGCCACCTGGCTAGGCACCCAGGCCGGTTATATGTTGAAGGAATGCAATTGGATAACGGAGATAGATATGATGGTACCAGTACCACTGTTTCCCCGCAAGGAAAAACAGCGCGGTTACAATCAGGCAATGCTGCTGGCCAGTGCTATGGCCGGCGTGATAAACCGTCCGGTATTACCGCGGGCACTGAGCAGACTGCAGTATACCGATACACAAACCAGGAAGGGCCGGATTAGTCGCTGGGATAATGTAAAAGATGTATTCAAAGCAGACCCCGCATTACTAACGGGCAGGCATGTACTTTTAGTAGATGATGTAATCACTACCGGCGCCACTACCGAAGCAGCAGGACGTGCCCTGCAGGAGGCAGGCGCAACGGTAAGTATCAGCTGTCTGGCCTGGGCCTTTGGCTAA
- the radA gene encoding DNA repair protein RadA, whose product MSKIRTAFFCQQCGYESAKWNGKCPSCGQWNTFVEERVQKDIPGKQQHDWKNNDGPNGRTQKIINLSEVITNEEKRLLTPDNELNRVLGGGIVAGSLVLVGGEPGIGKSTLFLQNALQLKNIKILYISGEESEQQIKMRADRIQNSNDQFYLLTETSTQTIFSEIKKLQPQLVIVDSIQTLHTPLIESAPGSVSQIRETTAELQRFAKESNIPVFLIGHITKDGSIAGPKVLEHMVDTVLQFEGDQHYAYRILRTIKNRFGSTAELGIYEMTGTGLRQVTNPSEILISQRDDLLSGVAIAATMEGLRPLLVEVQALVTQSVYGTPQRTATGFDLRRLQLLLAVLEKRGGFHFGVKDVFLNIAGGLRVEDPSIDLAVLCALLSSYEDTAIANKICFAGEVGLSGEIRAVNRIEQRIAEAEKLGFHKIFISRYNKKGIDLSKFNIEVIPVGRVEEVYQQLF is encoded by the coding sequence ATGAGTAAGATAAGAACCGCTTTTTTTTGCCAGCAATGTGGATACGAATCTGCCAAATGGAATGGTAAATGTCCGAGCTGCGGACAATGGAACACCTTCGTGGAAGAAAGAGTCCAGAAAGACATTCCCGGCAAACAACAACACGACTGGAAAAACAACGACGGCCCCAACGGCCGCACACAGAAAATCATTAACCTCTCTGAAGTCATCACCAATGAAGAAAAACGTTTATTAACTCCCGACAACGAATTAAACCGTGTGCTCGGAGGCGGTATCGTAGCCGGTTCACTCGTACTGGTAGGTGGTGAGCCAGGCATCGGCAAATCCACACTGTTCCTGCAGAATGCCCTTCAACTGAAAAATATTAAGATACTTTATATCAGCGGTGAAGAAAGTGAACAACAGATAAAAATGCGGGCAGACCGCATCCAGAATTCCAATGACCAGTTTTATCTGCTCACTGAAACATCCACACAAACCATCTTCTCCGAAATCAAAAAACTACAGCCTCAGCTGGTGATCGTAGACTCTATTCAGACATTACATACCCCCCTGATAGAATCGGCTCCCGGCAGCGTATCCCAGATCAGGGAAACTACCGCCGAGCTGCAACGCTTTGCCAAAGAGAGTAATATCCCCGTCTTTCTTATCGGTCATATTACCAAAGATGGTTCCATCGCAGGCCCGAAAGTACTGGAACACATGGTAGACACCGTATTACAATTTGAAGGTGACCAGCATTATGCCTATCGCATTCTGCGCACCATCAAAAACAGGTTTGGCTCTACCGCCGAACTGGGCATCTATGAAATGACCGGCACGGGGTTAAGACAAGTCACCAACCCTTCTGAAATACTCATCTCCCAGCGCGACGATCTGCTGAGTGGTGTAGCTATTGCTGCCACCATGGAAGGCCTCCGCCCTTTGCTCGTAGAAGTACAGGCACTGGTCACCCAATCCGTATACGGCACACCACAACGTACCGCTACCGGCTTTGACCTGCGCCGCCTGCAGCTGCTGCTGGCCGTACTGGAAAAACGCGGTGGCTTCCACTTCGGTGTAAAAGATGTTTTCCTCAATATCGCCGGTGGCTTACGGGTAGAAGATCCGTCCATCGACCTTGCGGTGCTTTGTGCTTTGCTCTCTTCTTATGAAGATACCGCCATCGCCAATAAAATATGCTTCGCCGGTGAAGTAGGACTGAGTGGCGAAATACGCGCTGTCAACCGCATAGAACAACGTATTGCAGAAGCAGAAAAGCTGGGCTTCCATAAAATATTTATCTCCCGTTATAATAAAAAAGGAATCGATCTCAGTAAATTCAACATAGAGGTAATCCCTGTTGGCAGAGTGGAGGAGGTATATCAACAGTTGTTCTGA
- a CDS encoding zinc metallopeptidase — MTPGIMFVSLIFVGISFLVSYVLKNKFRTYSEVPTSSGLTGKQIAEKMLRDNNIYDVQVLSVDGFLSDHYNPADKTVNLSPDVYEGANVAAAAVAAHECGHAVQHAAAYPWLGLRSRLVPAVQFSASLVQWVLLAGILLINRFPQLLLGGIILFGITTLFALITLPVEFDASRRALAWLDRSQVMQPQEHDKAKDALWWAAMTYVVAALASLATLFQYILIYMGARDRSR; from the coding sequence ATGACACCAGGAATCATGTTTGTTTCGCTGATTTTTGTGGGGATCAGCTTTCTTGTAAGCTATGTTTTAAAAAATAAGTTCCGGACTTACAGCGAGGTACCTACTTCATCCGGGCTCACCGGAAAGCAGATCGCCGAAAAGATGCTGCGGGACAATAATATTTACGATGTGCAGGTATTGTCTGTGGATGGATTTTTATCAGATCACTATAATCCGGCTGATAAAACGGTCAACCTGAGCCCGGACGTATATGAGGGTGCTAATGTGGCAGCCGCTGCCGTGGCGGCCCATGAATGTGGCCATGCGGTACAGCATGCTGCCGCCTATCCCTGGCTGGGGCTCCGTTCCCGGCTGGTGCCGGCGGTACAGTTCAGTGCCTCGCTGGTACAATGGGTATTGCTGGCCGGAATCCTGTTGATTAACAGGTTTCCTCAGCTGCTACTGGGCGGTATTATCCTTTTTGGTATTACCACCCTTTTTGCCCTGATTACGCTGCCGGTGGAGTTTGATGCTTCCCGCCGTGCACTGGCATGGCTCGACAGGAGTCAGGTGATGCAGCCTCAGGAACATGATAAAGCCAAGGACGCCCTCTGGTGGGCAGCCATGACTTATGTAGTAGCTGCACTGGCCTCCCTGGCTACCCTGTTCCAGTATATTCTTATATATATGGGAGCACGGGACAGGAGCCGCTGA